The following proteins come from a genomic window of Sesamum indicum cultivar Zhongzhi No. 13 linkage group LG10, S_indicum_v1.0, whole genome shotgun sequence:
- the LOC105171966 gene encoding uncharacterized protein LOC105171966, with protein MVDEFMVCVDRIIASAACFQEPSSAAAAEAVSTSEKRREEGESVVSENGGDGSSSGDKDGGFGGEGCSFSAVKSKGSVRECRICQEEDEEKDMEAPCACNGTLKFAHRKCIQRWCNKKGDITCEICNQVFSPNYTSPPPRGNADVFAIDIRQAWGPHIDLRDPRLLAFAAAERQFLHSEYDDYAIANSGTLACFRSVAIILMLLLLIRQTLMLTRDFGMLRESSAFFHYQISVLQLAGFLLPCYVVARSWYIVQCRRRRQG; from the exons ATGGTGGATGAGTTCATGGTGTGTGTTGATAGGATAATAGCATCAGCTGCATGCTTTCAAGAACCATCATCGGCGGCAGCAGCAGAAGCTGTTAGTACTAGTGAGAAGAGGAGAGAGGAGGGAGAAAGTGTTGTTAGTGAAAATGGTGGTGATGGGAGTAGTAGTGGTGATAAAGATGGGGGTTTTGGTGGTGAGGGCTGTTCTTTTTCTGCTGTGAAATCAAAAGGGAGTGTTAGAGAGTGCAGAATTTGTCAGGAGGAAGATGAGGAGAAAGACATGGAGGCTCCCTGTGCTTGCAATGGCACTCTCAAG TTTGCTCATAGGAAATGTATTCAGAGATGGTGCAACAAAAAAGGTGATATCACCTGCGAAATTTGCAATCAG GTTTTTTCACCAAATTATACGAGTCCCCCACCGAGAGGTAATGCTGATGTCTTTGCTATTGATATCAG ACAAGCCTGGGGTCCTCACATTGATCTTCGCGACCCTCGGTTATTGGCTTTTGCAGCAGCTGAACGCCAATTTCTGCATTCAGAGTACGATGACTATGCCATAGCAAATAGTGGGACACTTGCCTGTTTCCGCTCGGTAGCTATCATT ttAATGCTACTCTTGCTGATACGTCAAACTCTAATGCTCACAAGAGACTTCGGAATGCTGCGGGAATCATCCGCTTTCTTCCAT TACCAGATTTCCGTTCTTCAGCTAGCtggttttcttcttccttgctATGTGGTGGCCCGTTCATGGTACATTGTACAATGCCGAAGGAGGAGACAG GGTTGA